A genomic segment from Campylobacter concisus encodes:
- the flhB gene encoding flagellar biosynthesis protein FlhB gives MAGEDQEKTEEATPKKIEDAKKDGNVPKSQDLAGFVTLVIAIGVLLAMLNFMKEQIISLYIYYSKFIGQPLTLPTVKMIVVNTFARSLLMILPVCICVAIAGVIANVMQFGFIFTTKPIMPNFGKINPLKGLKNLFSMKKVIDSIKIVLKVSIVFGVGFYFFLQFIKELPHTLFFSMFDQLAWLKEKLIILVSVMLFILFVIGLIDLLIVRFQYFKDLRMSKQEIKDEYKQMEGDPQVKGRIRQAQMRAAKRRMMQNIPQADVVITNPTHYAVAIRYDKSRDEAPIILAKGVDFLALQIKKIAVENGVQIYENPPLARELYKICEVDDTIPAHLFRAVAEVLSFVYMSNKQKFKDKL, from the coding sequence ATGGCAGGCGAAGATCAGGAAAAAACCGAAGAAGCGACCCCCAAAAAGATAGAAGATGCCAAAAAAGACGGCAACGTTCCCAAAAGTCAGGACCTGGCTGGGTTCGTGACCCTTGTCATCGCTATTGGCGTACTACTTGCAATGCTAAATTTTATGAAAGAACAGATCATCTCACTTTATATCTATTACTCAAAATTTATCGGTCAGCCACTTACCTTGCCAACTGTAAAAATGATCGTCGTAAATACCTTTGCAAGGTCGCTTCTTATGATACTTCCAGTTTGTATCTGTGTGGCGATCGCTGGTGTCATCGCAAATGTAATGCAGTTTGGATTTATCTTTACCACAAAACCCATAATGCCAAATTTTGGCAAGATAAATCCGCTAAAAGGGCTAAAAAATTTATTCTCGATGAAAAAAGTGATAGACAGTATTAAAATCGTGCTAAAAGTTAGCATCGTCTTTGGTGTTGGATTTTATTTTTTCTTGCAGTTTATAAAGGAGCTACCGCACACGCTCTTTTTTTCTATGTTTGATCAGCTTGCTTGGCTAAAAGAAAAGCTCATCATTCTTGTTAGTGTCATGCTTTTTATACTTTTCGTGATCGGACTTATCGACCTTCTTATCGTGCGTTTTCAATACTTTAAAGATCTTCGTATGAGCAAGCAAGAGATAAAAGATGAGTATAAGCAAATGGAAGGAGATCCACAAGTTAAGGGCAGAATTCGTCAAGCACAAATGCGAGCGGCCAAGCGTCGAATGATGCAAAATATTCCACAAGCTGACGTAGTCATCACAAACCCTACTCACTACGCCGTGGCGATAAGATATGATAAAAGTCGCGACGAGGCGCCGATAATACTTGCAAAAGGTGTTGATTTTTTAGCACTGCAAATCAAAAAAATAGCCGTTGAAAATGGTGTGCAAATTTATGAAAACCCGCCACTCGCAAGAGAGCTTTATAAAATTTGTGAAGTCGATGATACGATACCAGCACATCTTTTTAGAGCCGTAGCCGAGGTGCTAAGCTTCGTTTATATGAGCAATAAACAAAAATTTAAAGATAAGCTTTGA
- the exbB gene encoding TonB-system energizer ExbB — protein MELIKHHIDHVIIAILGIMSFFVLWYTIERIIFYSRIDIKGYKSIESLEEALTKNLTTLYIIYSNAPYIGLLGTVAGIMITFYDMGMAGGIDTKSIMVGLSLALKATAFGLLVAIPTLMIYNGFVRKVDVMLNRYKAENASK, from the coding sequence ATGGAGCTAATTAAACATCACATTGATCACGTAATTATTGCAATTTTAGGCATTATGAGTTTTTTTGTACTTTGGTATACGATTGAGCGTATTATTTTTTATTCACGCATTGATATAAAAGGCTACAAAAGTATCGAATCGCTTGAAGAAGCACTAACCAAAAATTTAACCACACTTTACATTATCTACTCAAATGCACCATATATAGGACTTCTTGGTACAGTTGCTGGAATTATGATCACATTTTATGATATGGGTATGGCAGGCGGAATCGATACTAAAAGCATAATGGTCGGTCTCTCTCTTGCGCTAAAAGCAACTGCTTTTGGACTACTTGTGGCGATACCGACTTTGATGATTTACAATGGTTTTGTCAGAAAAGTAGATGTAATGCTAAATAGATACAAGGCTGAAAATGCGTCTAAATAA
- a CDS encoding anaerobic C4-dicarboxylate transporter: MDFLMNLSEGMQFAIQLLIVLICLFYGAKKGGIALGMLGGIGLIVLVFGFNIEPGKPAIDVMLTILAVVVASATLQASGGLDVMLQIAETILRKNPKYVSILAPFVTCTLTILCGTGHVVYTVLPIVYDIAIKNGIRPERPMAASSIASQMGIIASPVSVAVVTLTSFLINAKTHLAGFDGYLDLLKITIPSTFCGVLAVGIFSWFRGKDLDKDEVFQAKLQDPEFKKYVYGDSATLLGKKLPGYQWAAMWIFLGSILVVALLGYFKDLRPSWTTYKDATVVQVIANLPTEQKVLKTLKIKDASIQTEAAELKVANDKLNANQKAQSVKIIGKDTNQTLTRTADGAVTYINEKGAKEEFQGAYINISNKQASSKSLSMVHVIQIFMLLTGAIILIFTPTDASKIGKNEIFRSGMIALVAVFGISWMAETMFAVHTPMMKEALGSIVKEHPWTYAVMLLIISKFVNSQAAALVAFVPLALNIDVNPAIILAFAPACYGYYILPTYPSDLAAIQFDRSGTTHIGKFVINHSFIIPGLIGVISSCIFGYIFATAFGYL; encoded by the coding sequence ATGGATTTTCTCATGAATTTAAGTGAAGGCATGCAGTTTGCTATCCAGCTTCTCATCGTCCTTATCTGTTTGTTCTACGGAGCTAAAAAAGGCGGTATCGCACTTGGCATGCTAGGTGGTATCGGTCTTATAGTTCTTGTTTTTGGATTTAACATTGAGCCTGGTAAGCCAGCAATTGATGTTATGCTAACTATCCTTGCTGTTGTTGTAGCAAGTGCTACGCTTCAAGCCAGTGGTGGCCTTGATGTTATGCTTCAAATAGCAGAAACCATACTTAGAAAAAATCCAAAATATGTAAGTATTTTGGCTCCTTTTGTAACATGTACGCTTACTATTTTATGCGGCACTGGACACGTTGTTTATACCGTGCTTCCTATCGTTTATGATATCGCTATCAAAAATGGCATCCGCCCAGAGCGACCAATGGCCGCAAGCTCTATTGCTTCACAAATGGGTATCATCGCTAGCCCAGTTTCAGTTGCTGTTGTAACCCTTACAAGCTTTCTTATTAATGCTAAAACTCACCTAGCTGGCTTTGATGGGTATTTAGATCTTTTAAAGATTACGATTCCATCAACATTTTGCGGTGTTTTAGCGGTAGGAATTTTTAGCTGGTTTAGAGGCAAAGATCTTGATAAAGACGAAGTCTTTCAAGCAAAGCTTCAAGATCCTGAGTTTAAAAAATATGTTTATGGCGATAGTGCGACACTTTTAGGCAAAAAGCTTCCTGGCTATCAATGGGCTGCAATGTGGATATTCTTAGGCTCTATCCTTGTAGTTGCGCTTCTTGGATATTTTAAAGATCTTCGTCCAAGCTGGACTACTTACAAAGATGCAACAGTCGTTCAAGTAATAGCCAACCTCCCAACTGAGCAAAAAGTCTTAAAAACCTTAAAAATAAAAGACGCTAGCATCCAAACAGAGGCGGCTGAGTTAAAAGTAGCAAACGATAAGCTAAATGCTAATCAAAAAGCTCAATCAGTCAAAATCATCGGCAAAGACACAAATCAAACTCTTACTCGCACAGCTGATGGTGCAGTAACATATATAAATGAAAAAGGTGCTAAAGAAGAATTCCAAGGTGCTTACATTAATATAAGCAACAAACAAGCATCTTCAAAGAGCCTAAGTATGGTTCATGTCATCCAAATTTTCATGCTTTTAACTGGCGCTATCATTTTAATCTTTACACCAACAGATGCTAGCAAGATCGGTAAAAACGAGATATTTAGATCAGGTATGATTGCTCTTGTTGCAGTATTTGGTATCTCTTGGATGGCTGAGACTATGTTTGCAGTACACACTCCGATGATGAAAGAGGCGCTAGGAAGCATCGTAAAAGAGCACCCTTGGACTTATGCGGTTATGCTTTTGATTATCTCAAAATTTGTAAATTCTCAAGCTGCAGCTTTGGTTGCATTTGTGCCACTAGCTTTAAATATCGATGTTAATCCTGCTATCATTCTAGCCTTTGCGCCAGCTTGCTACGGATACTACATCCTACCAACATATCCAAGCGACCTTGCGGCTATTCAGTTTGATAGAAGCGGTACGACACATATTGGTAAATTTGTTATCAATCACAGCTTTATCATTCCGGGTCTTATTGGCGTTATATCCTCTTGTATATTTGGCTATATTTTTGCAACTGCTTTTGGATATCTATAA
- the waaF gene encoding lipopolysaccharide heptosyltransferase II codes for MRVFIELPTWLGDAVMASGAIENLSKNAKNIVFFGSYVACELYKSHPKCEKVVIDDSKKQNSRYLSLIKTASKLGKFDIAISFRSSFASKFLLFFLKATQKFCFKKSSESLHQVQKYLNFIKQSLNLKEISNELKIYYEAKKSEQKLLVLNPGASYGSAKRWYPHYFAEVALHFKDEFYVKITGSKAELEICNEIEQILLQNGMKCENLAGKTSIKELCEVIGSIKNGIFLTNDSGPMHIAAAYKVPLVALFGPTKFKETSPWQDESAKIVHLDLDCMPCMKRVCPIKTHACMKELTPKMVIAEIELLRKKLNF; via the coding sequence GTGAGAGTGTTTATAGAGCTTCCAACTTGGCTTGGTGATGCCGTGATGGCGAGCGGGGCGATAGAAAATTTAAGTAAAAATGCTAAAAATATTGTATTTTTTGGCTCTTACGTGGCCTGTGAGCTTTATAAATCACATCCAAAGTGCGAAAAAGTAGTCATTGACGATAGTAAAAAGCAAAACTCAAGATATTTAAGTCTTATAAAAACGGCCAGCAAGCTTGGAAAATTTGATATCGCTATTAGCTTTAGAAGCTCATTTGCTAGTAAATTTTTGCTATTTTTTCTAAAAGCAACACAAAAATTTTGCTTTAAAAAGAGTAGCGAGAGTTTGCATCAGGTGCAAAAATATCTAAATTTCATAAAGCAAAGCCTGAATTTAAAAGAAATTTCAAACGAACTAAAAATTTATTATGAAGCCAAAAAAAGTGAGCAAAAGCTCCTCGTGCTAAATCCAGGTGCTAGCTACGGAAGTGCCAAAAGGTGGTATCCGCACTATTTTGCAGAGGTTGCGCTGCACTTTAAAGATGAATTTTATGTAAAGATCACTGGCTCAAAAGCTGAGCTTGAGATATGCAATGAAATCGAGCAAATACTCTTACAAAATGGTATGAAATGTGAAAATTTGGCCGGAAAAACAAGCATAAAAGAGCTTTGCGAGGTCATAGGTTCTATAAAAAATGGCATTTTTTTGACAAACGATAGTGGTCCTATGCATATCGCAGCTGCCTATAAAGTGCCACTTGTGGCTCTTTTTGGACCGACTAAATTTAAAGAGACTAGCCCATGGCAAGATGAGAGTGCAAAGATAGTGCATTTAGATTTAGATTGTATGCCATGCATGAAGCGAGTATGTCCTATAAAAACACATGCCTGTATGAAGGAGCTTACGCCAAAAATGGTTATTGCTGAAATAGAACTATTAAGAAAAAAATTAAATTTTTGA
- the exbD gene encoding TonB system transport protein ExbD has translation MRLNKKDGLNIVPFIDIMLVLLAIVLSISTFIAQGKIAIDLPSANSAEQSKEDDKKVSVVIDKDNKFFIDDVEISENELKDKLNAVDIKTLIELKSDKNSKFDSFVKVIDILKEKGHENFAIQTISE, from the coding sequence ATGCGTCTAAATAAAAAAGATGGGTTAAATATTGTCCCATTTATTGATATTATGCTTGTTTTACTCGCCATCGTGCTTAGTATTTCGACTTTTATTGCTCAAGGCAAGATAGCTATTGATCTTCCAAGTGCAAACAGTGCCGAGCAAAGTAAAGAAGACGATAAAAAGGTAAGCGTAGTAATTGATAAGGATAATAAATTTTTTATAGATGATGTAGAAATTTCTGAGAACGAACTCAAAGATAAGCTAAATGCGGTTGATATAAAGACATTGATCGAACTAAAAAGCGATAAAAATTCGAAATTTGATAGCTTTGTCAAAGTAATTGATATATTAAAAGAGAAGGGCCACGAAAATTTTGCAATCCAAACAATCTCTGAATAA
- a CDS encoding energy transducer TonB produces MQSKQSLNKISNYSGLAVSLVVHGAAVYFLLSHNFDEIKIGEQKPIKIALNSFTPVPQVSAPQIAEQMLIPEPTPPAPPPPPEPPKPEPKKVEKPKREIKKVEPKKEKKIEPKPEPVIAQPVQPIVPPASVNTNLPANNKSIAAAPVQNVTPELNLSNSQGDEDFTKVIIAVKRHKSYPNNARRMKHQGVVEVRFLLKQDGSIDELKVSKSSGFESLDNGALENIQRASSEFPKPKQDRYLRFPISYTLK; encoded by the coding sequence TTGCAATCCAAACAATCTCTGAATAAAATTTCAAATTACAGCGGCTTAGCTGTTTCGCTTGTAGTGCATGGAGCAGCAGTATATTTTTTGCTTTCACATAATTTTGATGAGATAAAAATAGGTGAGCAAAAACCGATAAAAATAGCTCTTAATTCATTTACTCCAGTGCCACAAGTCTCAGCACCTCAAATAGCGGAGCAAATGCTTATACCAGAGCCAACTCCACCAGCTCCACCGCCACCACCAGAGCCACCAAAACCTGAACCTAAAAAGGTGGAGAAACCAAAGCGTGAAATAAAAAAGGTAGAGCCTAAAAAAGAGAAAAAAATAGAGCCCAAGCCTGAACCGGTAATTGCTCAGCCAGTGCAGCCTATTGTACCGCCAGCTAGTGTAAATACAAATTTACCAGCCAATAACAAGTCTATCGCTGCAGCTCCAGTTCAAAATGTAACACCTGAGCTAAATTTATCAAATTCGCAAGGTGATGAAGATTTTACGAAGGTTATAATCGCAGTTAAGAGGCATAAAAGTTACCCAAATAATGCTAGACGTATGAAACATCAAGGAGTTGTAGAAGTTAGGTTTTTACTTAAGCAAGACGGCAGCATAGATGAACTTAAAGTTAGTAAAAGCTCTGGTTTTGAGTCGCTTGATAATGGTGCTTTAGAAAATATTCAAAGAGCAAGTTCTGAGTTTCCAAAGCCTAAACAAGATCGTTATCTGCGCTTTCCTATTTCATATACATTAAAATAA